A stretch of Henckelia pumila isolate YLH828 chromosome 4, ASM3356847v2, whole genome shotgun sequence DNA encodes these proteins:
- the LOC140867372 gene encoding squamosa promoter-binding protein 1-like has translation METSKEEGKRVVKVAVFDRDDEEEEEDADQVDGKKKRAFGLIQAYGAGGSTPRSCQVEGCTADMNEAKPYHRRHKVCQFHAKAPVVLVARQQQRFCQQCSRFHELSEFDEAKRSCRMRLAGHNQRRRKIPCDSTHREETMK, from the exons ATGGAAACGAGCAAAGAAGAAGGGAAAAGGGTCGTAAAGGTAGCGGTGTTTGATcgtgatgatgaagaagaagaagaggatgCTGATCAGGTGGATGGCAAGAAAAAAAGAGCATTTGGATTAATACAAGCATATGGTGCTGGAGGGTCGACTCCACGTTCTTGCCAGGTAGAAGGATGCACCGCTGATATGAATGAGGCGAAGCCGTATCATCGCCGCCACAAAGTTTGCCAATTTCATGCCAAGGCGCCAGTGGTTCTTGTTGCCAGGCAGCAACAACGATTCTGCCAGCAGTGCAGCAG GTTTCATGAGTTATCGGAGTTTGACGAAGCTAAAAGAAGTTGCCGCATGCGATTGGCCGGGCACAATCAAAGACGTCGGAAGATCCCTTGTGATTCTACTCATCGAGAAGAGACTATGAAATGA